Proteins encoded within one genomic window of Spirulina major PCC 6313:
- a CDS encoding photosystem II reaction center protein T produces MESVAYILVLAAMIGVLFFAIAFREPPKIEK; encoded by the coding sequence ATGGAAAGCGTAGCATATATCTTGGTTCTTGCGGCTATGATCGGCGTGTTGTTCTTTGCGATCGCCTTCCGTGAACCCCCCAAAATTGAGAAATAA
- a CDS encoding RNA-guided endonuclease InsQ/TnpB family protein, translating to MKTLKFKLYQHKRNRYLKRTINAAGRIYNHCVALHKRYYRIWGKHLNCARLQKHIAKLRKRNPWWLQVGSQAVQDICQRIEKAYQLFFKHNQKGVRPPNFKKTRKYKSFTLKQAGYKFLGGNRVRIGNKVYQYWNSRPIEGKVKTVTIKRTPLGELFMIVTVDTLSEPEVKTETGNIAGFDFGLKTFLTCSEGFKIDAPLFFKQSLNSVRKASRELSRKQKGSAHRERARLNLARKHEDIAHRRRDWFWKLAHQLTNQFDMLCFETLNLKAMQRLWGRKVSDLAFREFLQILEWVATKKGKRVVYVDRWFPSSKTCSSCGHILEHLDLETRHWRCPSCSTENDRDENAAMNIKVAGASAIGLGDVRQALPAIAV from the coding sequence ATGAAAACGCTCAAGTTCAAGCTCTACCAGCATAAGCGGAATAGATACCTCAAGCGGACAATCAATGCCGCAGGGCGTATCTACAACCATTGTGTTGCCCTCCACAAGCGGTACTATCGCATCTGGGGCAAGCACTTGAACTGCGCCCGACTGCAAAAACACATCGCCAAGCTTCGGAAACGGAACCCCTGGTGGTTGCAGGTGGGTTCTCAAGCCGTACAGGATATCTGCCAACGAATTGAGAAGGCCTATCAACTCTTCTTCAAGCACAACCAAAAAGGCGTTCGCCCGCCAAACTTTAAGAAGACCCGAAAATACAAATCCTTCACCCTCAAGCAAGCTGGGTACAAATTCCTCGGTGGCAACCGGGTGAGGATTGGGAACAAAGTCTATCAATATTGGAACTCTCGCCCCATTGAGGGCAAGGTCAAGACCGTGACGATTAAACGAACTCCCTTGGGAGAACTGTTCATGATTGTCACGGTAGATACCCTGTCAGAGCCTGAAGTCAAAACCGAGACAGGTAACATTGCTGGTTTTGATTTTGGACTTAAGACGTTTCTGACCTGTTCTGAGGGATTCAAGATTGATGCCCCCTTGTTCTTCAAGCAGTCACTTAACTCGGTTCGCAAAGCGAGTCGAGAGTTGTCCCGTAAGCAAAAGGGTTCAGCCCATCGGGAACGTGCCCGATTGAACTTAGCCCGCAAGCATGAAGATATTGCCCATCGACGGCGGGACTGGTTTTGGAAGTTAGCCCATCAACTGACGAATCAGTTTGATATGCTGTGTTTTGAAACCTTGAACCTCAAGGCGATGCAGCGGCTTTGGGGGCGTAAGGTGAGTGATTTGGCGTTTCGGGAGTTTCTGCAAATCCTGGAGTGGGTGGCAACGAAGAAGGGGAAGCGGGTGGTCTATGTTGACCGCTGGTTCCCTTCGAGCAAGACCTGTTCAAGTTGTGGTCATATTTTGGAGCATCTGGATTTAGAGACTCGCCATTGGCGGTGTCCCAGTTGCTCGACAGAGAATGACCGGGATGAGAATGCGGCGATGAATATTAAAGTGGCTGGGGCTTCAGCCATTGGGTTAGGTGATGTCAGACAGGCGTTGCCTGCTATTGCTGTTTGA
- a CDS encoding glycosyltransferase family 4 protein — protein sequence MLNPRVAWLVPAIQRGASWQFVLSHFIEYIPDAVFYTGHVDSSYDSTQPGADRIEVVDDPSSLTINALPLRYRRHRLWVTLQIMTRLLAFKPDVVYSQGFSLWTVLVIVLKRVGRWRVVLIQGGNAPRRDFRLMQWRTLMRQLMLIGVDSVIVNSQLGRQYFIDVLNYPITKIRQRIYLVPHLSIQVRAGSATAIAPPLPRTMARPIFLYVGQIIPRQGLITLINACLLLQRGGYTHYAVSIIGTGKQRPELEQLVVQNGMAAQIYWQGGVAPEHLGSYLQQADVFVFPAYEDGWGMVVSEAMAFGKPVLCSTGAAVCELVQMGENGFRFDPHDSLELAAQMAYCLDHPEQLGAMGERSRQIIAPYTPRTAAQAFVEMTYQILEI from the coding sequence ATGCTGAATCCGCGTGTGGCTTGGCTCGTGCCTGCAATTCAGCGTGGCGCATCTTGGCAGTTTGTTCTATCCCATTTTATTGAGTATATTCCTGACGCGGTGTTCTATACGGGGCACGTAGATTCGAGTTATGACTCGACTCAGCCGGGGGCAGACCGGATCGAGGTGGTGGATGATCCGTCATCGCTCACCATCAACGCCCTGCCGCTTCGATATCGCCGCCATCGTCTGTGGGTTACACTCCAAATCATGACGCGTTTGTTAGCGTTTAAGCCCGATGTGGTGTATTCCCAAGGGTTTTCGCTCTGGACGGTTTTGGTGATTGTGCTGAAACGGGTGGGGCGATGGCGCGTGGTGTTGATCCAGGGTGGGAATGCTCCCCGTCGTGATTTTCGGCTGATGCAGTGGCGCACGCTGATGCGCCAACTGATGCTGATCGGTGTTGATAGTGTGATTGTCAATAGTCAACTGGGCCGCCAATACTTTATTGATGTGCTGAACTATCCGATCACTAAAATTCGGCAACGGATCTATCTTGTTCCCCATCTCAGCATCCAGGTTAGGGCTGGATCGGCTACGGCGATCGCGCCCCCGCTACCGCGCACCATGGCCCGGCCCATTTTTCTCTATGTGGGCCAGATTATCCCGCGCCAGGGCTTAATCACCCTGATTAATGCTTGCTTACTCTTGCAGCGGGGCGGCTACACCCATTACGCCGTCTCGATTATTGGGACGGGTAAGCAGCGGCCCGAACTGGAGCAACTTGTGGTTCAAAACGGGATGGCTGCCCAGATTTATTGGCAGGGTGGGGTCGCCCCGGAGCACCTCGGATCATACTTGCAGCAGGCGGATGTGTTTGTTTTTCCCGCCTATGAAGATGGATGGGGGATGGTGGTGTCAGAGGCGATGGCTTTTGGGAAACCGGTGTTATGTTCTACGGGGGCGGCGGTGTGTGAGCTTGTACAGATGGGTGAAAACGGGTTTCGGTTCGATCCCCATGATTCCTTAGAATTAGCGGCTCAGATGGCCTATTGTTTGGATCACCCAGAACAGTTAGGGGCGATGGGGGAGCGATCGCGCCAAATCATCGCACCCTACACCCCCCGAACCGCCGCCCAAGCCTTTGTAGAAATGACTTATCAGATCCTCGAAATCTAG
- a CDS encoding TRAP transporter substrate-binding protein: MLSLRFFQMLNRRHFLNTAALTTTASLVACSQGATPSTSATAEDSLPRVEWRMATSWPQSLDTIFGGAQSVCDRVREATGGRFDITPFAAGEIVGGLEVMDAVQNGAVECGHTADYYYIGKSAALAFGASVPFGLTAQQQNSWLYYGGGLELIQNIYADFNIINFPAGNTGAQMGGWYKTEIQSVADLNGLKMRIPGLGGKVMAKLGVNVQVLPGGDTFVALDRGAIDAAEWVGPYDDEKLGLHQAAKFYYYPGWWEPGPTLDLLISRAAWDKLPPEYQAILQAAAKEANLNMLAQYDSLNRAALIRLQGEGVQLRTYSPDILAAAQTATQELFEESSAEDETFRTVYEQWEQFRQEVVAWNAINELSFTRFVAPES; this comes from the coding sequence ATGCTGTCGCTGCGATTTTTTCAGATGCTAAACCGTCGTCATTTCCTTAACACCGCTGCCCTCACCACCACCGCCAGCCTTGTCGCCTGTAGCCAAGGGGCGACCCCCTCAACCTCCGCCACCGCTGAAGATAGCCTGCCCCGCGTGGAGTGGCGCATGGCCACCAGTTGGCCCCAGTCCCTCGATACGATTTTTGGGGGGGCACAATCGGTGTGCGATCGTGTGCGTGAAGCCACCGGGGGACGGTTCGACATTACCCCCTTTGCAGCAGGGGAAATCGTCGGCGGTCTTGAAGTGATGGATGCAGTGCAAAATGGAGCTGTAGAATGTGGCCACACCGCCGACTATTACTACATCGGCAAAAGTGCCGCCCTCGCCTTTGGGGCCAGCGTCCCCTTCGGCCTCACCGCCCAACAGCAAAACTCCTGGCTCTACTATGGCGGCGGCTTGGAACTCATCCAAAACATCTACGCCGATTTCAACATCATCAACTTCCCGGCGGGGAATACAGGCGCTCAAATGGGCGGCTGGTACAAAACAGAAATTCAATCTGTGGCTGACCTCAACGGCCTCAAAATGCGGATTCCCGGTTTAGGGGGAAAAGTGATGGCGAAGTTGGGGGTGAATGTGCAGGTGTTGCCGGGGGGCGATACCTTCGTGGCGTTGGATCGAGGCGCGATCGATGCGGCGGAATGGGTGGGGCCTTACGATGACGAAAAGCTCGGCCTGCACCAAGCCGCCAAATTCTACTACTACCCCGGTTGGTGGGAACCGGGCCCGACCTTGGATTTGTTAATCAGCCGCGCCGCCTGGGACAAACTCCCCCCCGAATATCAAGCCATTCTCCAAGCTGCCGCCAAAGAAGCCAACCTGAATATGCTGGCCCAATACGACAGCCTTAACCGTGCCGCGTTGATTCGTCTCCAAGGGGAAGGCGTGCAATTGCGCACCTACAGCCCAGATATTCTCGCCGCTGCCCAAACTGCCACCCAAGAATTATTTGAGGAAAGCAGTGCCGAGGATGAAACCTTCCGCACGGTGTATGAGCAGTGGGAGCAGTTCCGGCAAGAGGTGGTGGCGTGGAATGCGATTAATGAGTTGAGCTTTACCCGCTTCGTGGCTCCGGAAAGCTAG
- the psbB gene encoding photosystem II chlorophyll-binding protein CP47, whose product MGLPWYRVHTVVLNDPGRLISVHLMHTALVAGWAGSMALYELAIFDPSDPVLNPMWRQGMFVMPFLARLGVTSSWGGWNVTGEPYVDPGFWSIEGVAIAHIILSGLLFLAACWHWVYWDLELFIDSRTGEPALDLPKMFGIHLFLSGLLCFGFGAFHLTGLFGPGMWVSDPYGLTGHIQPVAPEWGPAGFNPFNAGGVVAHHIAAGIVGIIAGLFHLTVRPPERLYKALRMGNIETVLSSSIAAVFFAAFVVAGTMWYGSATTPIELFGPTRYQWDQGYFQAEIENRIEASLADGETYAEAWSKIPDKLAFYDYVGNSPAKGGLFRVGPMVNGDGIAQEWLGHPVFKDSEGRQLFVRRLPNFFETFPVVLTDADGVVRADIPFRRAESQYSFEQAGVEVSFYGGSLAGQTFTDPQQVKQFARKAQLGQPFNFDRETLGSDGVFRTSTRGWFTFGHAVFALLFFFGHIWHGSRTLYRDVFAGVGADLEEQVEWGVFAKVGDKSTRIKNEA is encoded by the coding sequence ATGGGACTACCTTGGTACAGAGTACATACAGTCGTCCTAAACGATCCGGGGCGGCTCATTTCTGTGCATTTAATGCACACGGCCCTCGTTGCGGGTTGGGCCGGTTCCATGGCACTTTACGAACTCGCCATTTTTGATCCCAGTGATCCCGTCCTCAACCCGATGTGGCGGCAAGGGATGTTCGTGATGCCGTTCTTAGCGCGACTCGGTGTAACGTCCTCATGGGGCGGCTGGAACGTTACCGGCGAACCCTATGTTGATCCGGGTTTTTGGTCCATTGAAGGGGTGGCGATCGCTCATATCATTCTCTCCGGTTTACTATTCCTCGCTGCCTGCTGGCACTGGGTCTATTGGGATCTCGAACTCTTTATCGACTCCCGCACCGGCGAACCCGCCCTCGACTTGCCCAAAATGTTTGGGATTCACTTATTCTTGTCCGGCTTACTCTGCTTCGGCTTTGGTGCATTCCACCTTACCGGCCTCTTCGGGCCAGGAATGTGGGTATCCGACCCCTACGGGCTGACCGGGCATATCCAGCCCGTCGCCCCAGAATGGGGCCCCGCCGGCTTTAACCCTTTCAACGCGGGGGGAGTTGTCGCCCACCACATTGCAGCGGGTATCGTCGGCATCATCGCCGGACTGTTCCACCTCACGGTACGTCCCCCCGAACGGCTCTACAAAGCCCTGCGGATGGGGAACATCGAAACCGTGCTGTCGAGCAGTATTGCCGCCGTCTTCTTTGCTGCCTTCGTGGTGGCTGGAACGATGTGGTACGGCAGCGCCACCACCCCGATCGAACTGTTTGGCCCCACCCGCTATCAATGGGATCAAGGGTACTTCCAAGCTGAAATCGAAAACCGGATCGAAGCCAGCCTGGCTGACGGTGAAACCTACGCTGAAGCTTGGTCGAAAATTCCCGACAAACTCGCCTTCTACGACTACGTGGGCAACAGCCCTGCCAAAGGCGGTCTCTTCCGCGTTGGGCCGATGGTGAACGGGGACGGTATTGCCCAAGAATGGTTGGGTCACCCCGTCTTCAAAGACAGCGAAGGTCGTCAACTCTTCGTGCGTCGTCTCCCGAACTTCTTTGAAACCTTCCCCGTGGTCTTAACCGATGCGGATGGTGTGGTGCGTGCTGATATTCCGTTCCGACGGGCAGAATCGCAGTACAGCTTCGAGCAAGCTGGTGTAGAAGTTAGCTTCTATGGTGGGTCTCTGGCTGGTCAAACCTTCACCGACCCCCAACAAGTGAAGCAATTTGCCCGGAAAGCCCAATTAGGTCAACCCTTCAACTTTGATCGGGAAACCTTGGGATCGGATGGGGTCTTCCGTACCTCGACCCGTGGCTGGTTTACCTTCGGTCACGCCGTCTTTGCGTTGCTCTTCTTCTTCGGCCATATTTGGCACGGGTCTCGTACGCTCTACCGTGACGTGTTCGCGGGGGTGGGTGCAGATCTCGAAGAACAAGTGGAATGGGGTGTGTTTGCGAAAGTGGGTGATAAATCCACTCGGATCAAAAACGAAGCCTAA
- the nrdR gene encoding transcriptional regulator NrdR encodes MQCPHCQHTESRVLESRSTDSEKSIRRRRECMDCKHRFTTYERIEFVPITVIKRDGHRELFDHSKLLRGIVRACEKTGMSHDRLEAIVDDLESQLQQRSRREATSAEIGDLVLSTLRHENEVAYVRFASVYRQFTGIQDFIDTLSHLQIHPAEQDTQRLKTPSPLTPH; translated from the coding sequence ATGCAATGTCCCCACTGCCAGCACACTGAAAGCCGTGTCCTCGAATCCCGCTCCACCGACAGCGAGAAAAGCATTCGACGACGGCGAGAATGTATGGATTGCAAGCACCGTTTCACCACCTACGAACGGATCGAATTCGTCCCGATCACAGTGATTAAACGGGATGGCCATCGGGAACTCTTTGACCACTCAAAGCTCTTGCGGGGCATTGTCCGAGCCTGCGAAAAAACCGGCATGTCCCACGATCGCCTCGAAGCGATCGTTGATGATCTTGAAAGCCAACTCCAACAACGCAGCCGCCGCGAAGCCACCAGCGCCGAAATCGGTGACCTCGTCCTCTCCACCCTCCGCCACGAAAACGAAGTTGCCTACGTGCGCTTTGCCTCCGTCTATCGCCAATTCACCGGCATTCAAGACTTTATCGACACCCTCAGCCATCTCCAGATTCACCCAGCCGAACAAGATACCCAGCGGCTTAAAACCCCATCCCCCCTTACCCCTCATTGA
- a CDS encoding 30S ribosomal protein S1 — MVSQKNTASNKDIGFTHEDFAALLDQYDYHFSPGDIVPGTVFSMEPRGALIDIGAKTAAYIPIQEMSINRVDDPSEVLQPDETREFFILTDENEDGQLTLSIRRIEYLRAWERVRQLQAEDATVRSNVFATNRGGALVRIEGLRGFIPGSHISTRQAKEDLVGQDLPLKFLEVDEDRNRLVLSHRRALVERKMNGLQVGEVVTGMVRGIKPYGAFIDIGGVSGLLHISEISHDHIDTPHSVFAVNDELKVMIIDLDAERGRISLSTKQLEPEPGDMLKNRDLVFEKADEMAEKYRQKLLQQQQGDADEVLVDDEPEVMETVAVDSAAGNEEE; from the coding sequence ATGGTCAGTCAGAAGAACACCGCTAGTAACAAAGACATTGGTTTTACGCACGAAGATTTTGCCGCACTGCTCGATCAGTACGATTATCATTTCAGCCCAGGAGATATCGTACCGGGGACAGTGTTTAGCATGGAACCCAGAGGTGCATTAATCGACATTGGCGCTAAAACCGCCGCCTATATTCCCATTCAAGAGATGTCGATCAACCGCGTCGATGATCCCAGTGAAGTGCTACAACCGGATGAAACGCGAGAGTTCTTTATTCTGACTGATGAGAATGAAGATGGTCAGTTAACCCTGTCCATTCGTCGGATTGAATATCTGCGGGCTTGGGAACGGGTTCGTCAGTTACAAGCTGAGGATGCTACCGTTCGATCTAATGTTTTCGCCACCAACCGAGGCGGGGCTTTGGTGCGGATCGAAGGCTTGCGCGGCTTTATTCCCGGTTCTCACATCAGCACTCGTCAAGCCAAAGAAGACTTGGTGGGTCAAGATCTGCCGCTGAAATTCTTAGAAGTGGATGAAGATCGGAACCGTCTTGTCCTCAGCCATCGCCGCGCCCTGGTGGAACGGAAGATGAATGGTCTGCAAGTGGGTGAAGTGGTCACCGGTATGGTGCGCGGCATCAAACCTTATGGGGCCTTCATTGATATTGGTGGGGTTAGTGGCTTGCTCCACATTTCGGAAATTTCCCATGACCACATTGACACGCCCCACAGTGTCTTTGCGGTGAATGATGAACTGAAGGTGATGATCATTGACCTGGATGCTGAACGGGGACGGATTTCTCTGTCCACGAAGCAACTCGAACCGGAACCGGGTGATATGCTCAAAAACCGTGATTTAGTCTTTGAGAAGGCTGATGAGATGGCCGAAAAGTATCGCCAAAAACTGCTGCAACAACAGCAAGGTGATGCGGATGAGGTATTAGTGGATGATGAACCCGAAGTGATGGAAACAGTGGCGGTGGATTCAGCCGCAGGCAATGAGGAAGAATAA
- a CDS encoding PCP reductase family protein, producing MTSAEFDGAVRWTPAARQKLNNIPYFVRSQARQRIEALTRETEDGIVTEAIVEQARLEFGQ from the coding sequence ATGACCAGTGCAGAGTTTGACGGTGCGGTGCGGTGGACACCGGCAGCCCGCCAAAAGTTGAATAATATTCCGTATTTTGTGCGATCGCAGGCTCGACAACGGATCGAAGCGTTGACCCGTGAAACTGAGGATGGCATCGTGACTGAGGCGATCGTGGAGCAGGCGCGGCTGGAATTCGGGCAGTGA
- a CDS encoding DMT family transporter, translating to MQLKQEINQLQERKTELINETLTLERQRDEQIKQQQTISQELAPMIAEQLLDYIRSQSHPNAAPPGTLANGALDNYNDNAYRLISSLDTTLRTTFRTLQQDLNSYQSTLSQQLGQMYSLEQQGEAILEALVSRLKTELRTDGVPDGDAATAIQPPHTVGQPETTPTTQQTAPQPQTPAPSGRTPSSPPPPKKVKFSTLQLGFLLVMFSSLALSLQNVVISIILNESSLFGVFTTGGYISPSFGNSLMILFMRMVVVVPLMAVLAQILYPNSWSDIQRFLKAKDWIGYAYVTGCGFFLFVSSALIYMALGALSPGVALTLFFIFPIVTVLCSWLFFGEQPSIVRWGATFTVFLGVVLIASPGGAATAAMSTEGIAAAIGAGVTFAFHVLLIQACTKRLHPVPFSVVNFVVILIFSALSLFLPFTQSTINVDPGMWPNLIISGFVLGALTLLSYLSNNIGISYIGAARASIFGASGPALTSLLAWIMIGRDMSSMQLVGMVIVSLGVLGQNLERFLKKPAK from the coding sequence ATGCAGCTCAAGCAGGAAATCAATCAACTGCAAGAGCGCAAAACTGAACTCATCAACGAGACATTAACCCTAGAGCGCCAGCGAGACGAGCAGATCAAGCAACAGCAAACCATCTCGCAAGAACTCGCTCCCATGATTGCGGAGCAACTACTCGATTACATCCGGAGCCAATCCCACCCCAATGCTGCGCCACCGGGAACCCTGGCCAATGGGGCCCTCGACAACTACAACGATAATGCCTATCGCCTGATTAGCTCCCTCGATACGACGCTGCGCACCACCTTTCGCACCCTCCAGCAGGATCTGAATAGCTACCAAAGCACCCTATCGCAGCAGTTGGGGCAAATGTACAGCTTGGAGCAGCAGGGAGAGGCGATCCTCGAAGCGTTGGTCAGTCGGTTAAAAACGGAACTGCGGACAGATGGGGTTCCAGACGGGGATGCCGCCACGGCCATTCAGCCCCCCCACACCGTCGGCCAACCCGAAACGACCCCAACGACTCAGCAGACTGCTCCTCAACCCCAAACCCCTGCCCCTTCTGGCCGTACACCCTCTAGCCCTCCCCCCCCGAAAAAAGTCAAGTTCTCCACGCTCCAACTGGGTTTCCTTTTGGTGATGTTTTCCTCCTTGGCGTTGTCGCTGCAAAATGTCGTGATTTCGATCATTTTGAACGAGTCGTCCCTGTTTGGCGTGTTCACCACCGGGGGCTATATTTCGCCGAGTTTTGGTAACTCCCTAATGATTCTGTTCATGCGGATGGTGGTGGTGGTTCCACTCATGGCGGTGCTGGCACAAATTCTTTACCCCAATAGTTGGTCAGATATTCAGCGATTTCTAAAAGCGAAAGACTGGATCGGCTATGCCTATGTGACAGGCTGTGGATTTTTCCTCTTTGTCTCATCGGCGTTGATTTATATGGCCTTGGGGGCATTGTCTCCGGGGGTGGCGCTGACCCTGTTTTTCATTTTCCCGATTGTGACGGTGTTGTGTTCCTGGCTCTTTTTTGGGGAGCAGCCCTCTATTGTGCGCTGGGGGGCAACCTTTACGGTGTTTTTAGGGGTGGTGTTGATCGCGTCTCCCGGTGGGGCAGCCACTGCCGCCATGAGCACCGAAGGCATTGCCGCTGCCATTGGCGCGGGGGTGACGTTTGCCTTTCATGTGCTTTTGATTCAGGCTTGTACGAAACGACTGCACCCGGTGCCGTTTAGTGTGGTGAATTTTGTCGTGATTCTGATTTTCTCGGCGTTGAGTCTCTTTTTGCCCTTTACCCAAAGCACGATTAATGTTGATCCGGGGATGTGGCCGAATCTGATTATTAGTGGATTTGTGTTGGGGGCGTTGACGCTGTTGAGCTATCTCTCGAATAACATCGGGATTAGCTATATCGGGGCGGCACGGGCTTCAATTTTCGGCGCATCGGGGCCAGCCTTAACGTCGTTGTTGGCTTGGATTATGATTGGTCGGGATATGAGTTCGATGCAGTTGGTGGGGATGGTGATTGTGTCTCTGGGCGTGCTGGGGCAGAACTTGGAGCGTTTTTTAAAAAAACCGGCGAAGTGA
- a CDS encoding FAD-dependent hydroxylase has product MLTLDPAPHPAHDPLALDCDLAIIGGGIVGATLAAALRGSGLRICLFEANSLNGLKQRQRAYAVSLLSSQIFTGIGIWNKIAPQIAPFRRIQLSDADYGRTVGFGPEDVGLPALGYVAEHQILTAELQAFLATSPQVQWRWEAQVTQVEPGTDYTVVHYHQGEEAKQVKTRLVVGADGARSPIRQQAQIHTKGWKYWQSCVTFTIRHQNPSNDTAYERFWYDGPMGVLPLPGNRCQVVWTAPHAEAQALQALAPDEFLARFAERTQHSFTGLEVISDRFLFPVQLMQSDRYSQPRLALIGDAAHCCHPVGGQGLNLGIRDAAALAEVLTTAHRNGEDLGSPAVLKRYERWRKPENWVILAFTDFLDRFFSNRIAPIVALRRLGLWGLHLIYPAKILALRLMTGFLGRRPQLAKLGE; this is encoded by the coding sequence ATGTTGACCCTTGATCCTGCTCCCCACCCTGCCCATGACCCCCTCGCCCTTGATTGTGATCTGGCCATCATCGGGGGGGGGATTGTGGGCGCAACGTTAGCGGCGGCGCTGCGGGGGTCGGGCTTGCGGATTTGTCTGTTCGAGGCGAATTCCCTCAATGGCTTAAAACAGCGTCAACGAGCCTATGCGGTGTCGCTCCTGTCGAGCCAAATTTTCACCGGCATCGGGATTTGGAACAAAATCGCCCCGCAGATCGCTCCCTTTCGGCGGATTCAACTGTCCGATGCGGACTATGGGCGGACGGTGGGCTTTGGGCCGGAGGATGTGGGGTTACCCGCCTTGGGGTATGTGGCGGAACATCAGATCTTGACGGCGGAACTTCAAGCGTTCCTCGCGACTTCACCCCAGGTGCAATGGCGATGGGAGGCCCAAGTGACCCAGGTTGAACCCGGAACCGATTACACCGTGGTGCATTACCACCAGGGGGAAGAGGCGAAACAGGTGAAAACGCGGTTAGTGGTGGGTGCGGATGGGGCGCGATCGCCCATTCGGCAACAGGCGCAGATTCACACCAAAGGCTGGAAATACTGGCAGTCCTGCGTTACCTTCACGATTCGCCACCAAAACCCCAGTAATGATACTGCCTACGAACGCTTTTGGTATGACGGGCCGATGGGGGTGCTGCCCCTGCCGGGGAATCGCTGCCAGGTGGTCTGGACGGCTCCCCATGCGGAGGCTCAAGCCCTGCAAGCCCTGGCCCCGGATGAATTTTTAGCCCGCTTTGCAGAACGGACGCAACACAGTTTTACCGGGCTAGAAGTGATTAGCGATCGCTTCTTATTTCCGGTGCAGTTGATGCAGAGCGATCGCTACAGTCAGCCCCGCCTCGCCCTGATCGGCGATGCCGCCCACTGTTGTCACCCCGTCGGCGGCCAAGGCTTAAACCTCGGCATCCGCGACGCGGCCGCCCTCGCCGAAGTCCTCACCACCGCCCACCGCAACGGCGAAGACCTCGGCTCCCCCGCCGTCCTCAAACGCTACGAACGGTGGCGCAAGCCAGAAAACTGGGTCATTCTCGCCTTCACGGACTTTCTCGATCGCTTCTTCTCCAATCGCATCGCGCCCATCGTTGCCCTGCGCCGCCTCGGTCTTTGGGGTTTACATCTCATCTACCCGGCGAAAATTCTCGCCCTGCGTTTGATGACGGGCTTCCTCGGACGGCGGCCACAATTGGCGAAGTTGGGGGAATAG
- the egtD gene encoding L-histidine N(alpha)-methyltransferase yields MIASSHTPVSSHLTITHLDHTPASEITPAGEDVMAGLSQPQKTLPPRYFYDERGSQLFEQICSTPEYYPTRTEASILRKYAHDLAQRTGSCELVELGSGSSTKTRYILSAYDQLDAPFYYVPIDVSQEILVASAEQLLQDYPRLQVQGLVGTYEQAIAHLPESPVGARLVIFLGSTLGNFSAADCDRFFVELDNALNPGDYVLLGVDLQKPKEILEAAYNDAAGVTAAFNLNMLAHLNWRFGGDFDLNQFTHRALYNEAAGQMEMYLDSQRSQTVHLRDLDFTVNIAAGESLHTEISRKFNLDHLQADLQRHHLTPRQVWTDDQNWFGLVLCQR; encoded by the coding sequence ATGATTGCCTCCTCACACACGCCTGTCAGTTCTCATCTGACCATCACGCATCTCGACCACACGCCCGCTAGTGAAATCACCCCCGCTGGCGAAGATGTTATGGCTGGATTGAGCCAGCCCCAAAAAACCCTGCCGCCCCGCTATTTCTACGACGAGCGCGGCTCGCAACTGTTTGAGCAAATTTGTAGCACGCCGGAATATTACCCCACCCGCACCGAGGCGAGCATTTTACGCAAGTATGCCCATGATTTAGCCCAACGCACGGGCAGTTGTGAATTGGTGGAATTGGGGAGCGGTAGCTCAACGAAAACCCGTTACATTCTCAGTGCTTACGATCAACTCGATGCGCCGTTTTACTATGTGCCCATTGATGTGAGCCAAGAAATTCTCGTCGCCAGTGCCGAGCAACTGTTACAGGACTATCCCCGCTTGCAGGTGCAGGGGTTGGTGGGAACCTATGAGCAGGCGATCGCTCATTTGCCAGAGTCCCCCGTCGGCGCACGGTTGGTGATCTTTCTCGGCAGTACCTTGGGAAATTTTTCGGCGGCGGATTGCGATCGCTTCTTTGTTGAGCTAGATAACGCCCTTAACCCCGGTGATTATGTGCTCTTAGGGGTGGATTTGCAAAAACCCAAGGAGATTTTAGAAGCGGCCTACAACGATGCAGCAGGGGTAACGGCAGCTTTTAACCTCAATATGTTGGCCCATTTAAATTGGCGGTTTGGGGGAGATTTTGACCTCAACCAGTTTACCCATCGCGCCCTGTATAACGAAGCGGCGGGCCAGATGGAAATGTATTTGGATAGTCAGCGATCGCAAACCGTCCACCTCCGCGACCTAGATTTCACGGTCAACATTGCCGCTGGGGAAAGTCTCCACACGGAAATTTCGCGCAAATTTAACCTCGACCACCTCCAAGCCGACCTCCAACGCCACCATCTCACCCCCCGCCAAGTGTGGACCGATGACCAAAACTGGTTCGGCCTCGTGCTCTGTCAGCGTTAA